The Drosophila innubila isolate TH190305 chromosome 3R unlocalized genomic scaffold, UK_Dinn_1.0 2_E_3R, whole genome shotgun sequence genome has a segment encoding these proteins:
- the LOC117792537 gene encoding H/ACA ribonucleoprotein complex subunit 1: MKTFILMSCLALAAARPEAGYNYNRPGGGGGSGGGSHGGSIGGGFGGGSGGGFGGGSGGGFGGSSGGGFGGSSGGGFGGGSGGGFGGGSGGGFGGGSGGGFGGGSGGGFGGGIGGGFGGGGGGGGGGGTTLVQKHIYVHVPPPEQEEIRQRPNLPVGQSQKHYKIIFIKAPSPPSYQAPVIPLQPQNEEKTLVYVLVKKPEDQQDIVIPTPAPTQPSKPEVYFIKYKTQKESGGISGGSGGYSTGGGDGGYSGGDISGGGISGGGISAPSSNYGPPGKSGPY; the protein is encoded by the exons ATGAAAACCTTCATCTTAATGTCCTGCCTGGCCCTTGCCGCGGCGCGTCCAGAAGCTGGCTACAACTATAACCGTCCCGGAGGCGGCGGTGGTTCCGGTGGCGGATCCCACGGTGGCTCCATCGGTGGAGGATTCGGAGGTGGTTCCGGCGGTGGTTTCGGTGGCGGATCCGGCGGAGGCTTCGGTGGCAGCTCCGGCGGAGGCTTTGGAGGAAGCTCCGGAGGAGGCTTTGGTGGCGGTTCAGGTGGCGGATTTGGCGGTGGATCAGGCGGAGGCTTCGGCGGCGGCTCAGGAGGTGGTTTCGGTGGTGGATCCGGCGGTGGTTTCGGAGGAG GCATCGGCGGTGGTTTCggaggcggcggcggcggtggcggcggtggtggcacCACCTTGGTGCAGAAGCACATTTACGTCCATGTGCCACCACCAGAGCAGGAGGAGATCCGTCAGCGTCCCAACCTGCCAGTGGGACAATCCCAGAAGCACTACAAAATCATCTTCATTAAGGCGCCATCTCCTCCCTCGTACCAGGCACCAGTCATTCCCCTGCAGCCCCAGAACGAAGAGAAGACTCTGGTCTATGTGTTGGTCAAGAAGCCCGAGGATCAGCAAGATATTGTCATCCCCACGCCCGCTCCCACGCAGCCATCGAAGCCCGAGGTTTACTTCATCAAATACAAGACCCAAAAGGAAAGTGGTGGCATCTCTGGCGGCTCCGGTGGCTACTCAACTGGCGGCGGCGATGGTGGCTACTCTGGTGGTGATATCTCTGGTGGAGGCATCTCTGGCGGAGGCATCTCAGCGCCATCCAGCAACTACGGCCCACCCGGCAAGTCCGGCCCCTACTAA
- the LOC117790679 gene encoding uncharacterized protein LOC117790679, whose product MDRIFGNVNNRFKNIGNMEGKRMALKLVGFYAVGWTLRKLLK is encoded by the coding sequence ATGGATCGGATTTTTGGAAACGTCAATAATAGATTCAAGAACATCGGTAATATGGAGGGTAAGCGAATGGCCCTCAAACTCGTTGGATTCTACGCCGTGGGCTGGACTCTACGCAAGCTTCTCAAATGA
- the LOC117792327 gene encoding endothelin-converting enzyme 2, with protein MNAGEPNTRNRIWTTGSSNNGFLDENLQQQPLPLQRLQTPGKKSKFVKFGVSGPGFGSANGHADSGQSKHLPYQPINSNLIGVQSKFRRSYYHKFLLGGLVALVIILLITIIVISISFKKSNSLCRSKECIRTAASLIYAMDEQTDPCKDFYKFTCGRWADEHPRPDSATSNDWFRERQAHIMRVLREFLRSNISSSEPEAVGMAKTMYKACMDTELLDERNLEPLVDYMQRFKLLLLPSALNLTLSSNSKYDMANKSFDWLDTIVAIKRHLSLDLIIGFDVFPDPLNRTLNRIALGTPESDSAFPFNNDDSHKLLRKIHKRTIFMQNVDENDDPDNHETEEEEASKQTTSGMSAYVLYVRKVLEKYLIYIDPDVNQDEATIGITELVKQAVKVARKIHMLKEEAENMTKPSKNPVDDIVYISLMQLQNQTDKKIAPQTMPIWTRYMSLILAGTKQAVNQEASNTTIITSQADIFYLQSIVEYLQETPAMHIESYLWLSSLEELVLHTTSDMRLLHSEYMRLAIGTEGSTPRSLYCAHGVNTLFGMAVSYVLADERFYRETLPRVERMLSDIRRSFDRLVRATSWMDAATKRQTMQKSAEMKSFIGFPSWLTNETALNAYYEGVKVNASTHLENLMGFVHWQMLGRINDMDQPEPIGWATSPSNVNAFHTFQSNAITVPIAILQYPFYDLGLEALNYGSIGTILGHELTHGFDDSGRRFDRAGNMVEWWSNQTINEYVNRTDCFVDQYSHYYLPDIGEYIDGELTLGENIADNGGMREAYLAYRLYVKEMGRERLKLPGLEHYTHEQLFFIAFGNLWCETYTPAASRFALEDSHCPGQIRLKGVLSNSEEFARTFKCASGTPMNPGQPRCRIW; from the exons ATGAATGCGGGAGAGCCCAATACCCGTAATCGCATCTGGACAACAGGCAGTTCCAACAATGGATTTCTCGATGAGAatctgcaacaacaaccgctGCCCTTGCAACGCCTTCAAACGCCGGGTAAGAAatctaaatttgtaaaatttggagttt CAGGTCCTGGTTTTGGTAGTGCCAATGGACATGCGGACAGTGGTCAGAGCAAGCATCTACCCTACCAGCCCATAAACTCCAATCTAATTGGCGTGCAGTCAAA GTTTCGTCGCAGTTACTATCACAAGTTTCTCCTGGGTGGATTGGTGGCGCTGGTAATCATTTTGCTGATAACAATCATAGTGATAAGCATAAGTT ttAAGAAATCGAATAGTTTATGCCGTAGCAAGGAGTGCATCCGCACAGCGGCCAGCCTCATCTACGCCATGGACGAACAGACTGATCCCTGCAAGGACTTTTACAAATTCACCTGTGGCCGCTGGGCCGATGAGCATCCACGTCCCGACTCGGCGACGTCCAATGATTGGTTCCGGGAGCGTCAGGCGCATATAATGCGAGTGTTGCGCGAGTTCCTCAGGTcaaacatcagcagcagcgagCCAGAGGCTGTGGGCATGGCCAAAACCATGTACAAGGCATGCATGGACACTGAACTCCTCGATGAGCGCAATCTGGAACCGCTCGTTGACTATATGCAACGATTTaagctgctcctgctgcccTCCGCCTTGAATCTTACCCTGAGCAGTAACTCAAAGTATGATATGGCCAATAAAAGCTTTGACTGGCTGGATACTATTGTGGCTATTAAGCGACATCTCAGCCTGGATCTCATTATTGGATTTGATGTGTTTCCCGATCCTCTGAACCGTACCCTTAACCGCATTGCTCTGGGCACACCAGAATCAGATTCCGCATTTCCTTT CAATAATGATGACTCACATAAGTTGCTTCGAAAGATTCACAAGAGAACCATCTTCATGCAAAACGTCGACGAGAACGACGATCCCGACAATCACGAGACCGAAGAGGAGGAGGCCTCAAAGCAGACAACCTCTGGCATGTCCGCCTATGTACTCTATGTTCGCAAGGTTCTCGAGAAATATCTGATCTATATTGATCCGGATGTTAACCAGGATGAGGCGACCATCGGCATTACGGAATTGGTGAAACAAGCTGTAAAAGTTGCCCGAAAGATTCATATG TTGAAAGAAGAGGCGGAGAACATGACGAAGCCCTCCAAGAATCCTGTGGATGACATTGTATATATTTCACTGATGCAGCTGCAGAATCAAACAGACAAAAAGATTGCACCACAGACAATGCCAATCTGGACGCGTTACATGAGTCTCATTTTGGCGGGAACAAAGCAAGCAGTTAATCAGGAGGCCAGCAATACCACTATTATAACCAGCCAGGCAGACATATTCTATCTGCAGAGCATTGTGGAGTATCTGCAGGAGACCCCCGCGATGCACATTGAATCCTATCTGTGGCTAAGTTCGCTCGAGGAGCTGGTGTTGCATACGACGAGTGACATGAGGCTGTTGCATTCCGAGTACATGCGTCTGGCCATTGGTACCGAGGGCAGCACACCCCGATCCCTGTATTGTGCCCACGGGGTGAATACACTATTTGGCATGGCGGTCAGCTATGTCCTGGCTGATGAGAGATTCTACAGGGAGACGTTGCCACGAGTGGAGCGCATGCTGAGTGATATACGTCGTTCGTTTGATCGTCTGGTGCGTGCAACATCATGGATGGATGCGGCAACCAAGCGTCAGACAATGCAAAAGTCGGCCGAAATGAAAAGCTTTATTGGCTTCCCCTCCTGGCTGACCAATGAGACGGCTCTTAATGCGTACTACGAAGGCGTTAAGGTTAATGCGAGCACTCATCTGGAGAACCTTATGGGATTTGTGCACTGGCAAATGTTGGGCAGAATCAATGACATGGACCAACCCGAGCCCATTGGTTGGGCCACATCGCCCTCAAATGTGAACGCATTTCATACTTTTCAATCGAATGCCATAA CGGTGCCCATTGCCATACTGCAGTACCCGTTCTACGACCTCGGCCTTGA AGCCCTAAATTACGGCTCAATTGGTACGATATTAGGACACGAACTGACGCACGGATTCGATGACAGTGGGCGGCGATTCGACAGGGCTGGAAATATGGTGGAGTGGTGGTCCAACCAGACAATCAATGAGTACGTCAATCGCACGGATTGTTTTGTCGACCAGTACAGTCACTACTATCTGCCGGATATTGGAGAATAT ATTGATGGAGAGCTGACCTTGGGTGAGAACATTGCGGACAATGGCGGCATGCGAGAGGCCTACCTGGCATACAGACTCTACGTGAAGGAGATGGGTCGTGAGCGCCTAAAGCTGCCCGGCCTGGAGCATTACACCCATGAGCAGCTGTTCTTCATAGCCTTTGGAAATCTTTGGTGTGAGACATATACGCCTGCTGCGTCGCGTTTTGCATTGGAAGATTCACATTGCCCTGGTCAGATACGGCTCAAGGGTGTGTTGTCAAATTCAGAGGAGTTTGCTCGCACCTTCAAGTGTGCTTCAGGTACACCAATGAATCCGGGCCAGCCTAGATGCCGCATATGGTAA